One genomic segment of Profundibacter amoris includes these proteins:
- a CDS encoding sensor histidine kinase, whose product MIAAMLIVGFWVSSRIEQAVVQNSATSAALFMESFVSPLSQDLARSDRLSDPAERALTEIFEGTSLGERVVSYKIWKPGGLVVHASDPALIGKVFEPSDDLKLAWSGRIAASYENLNDLEDQAEAALGIPLLEVYSPIREVWTGQVIAVAEFYERAEVLDRDISDARRKSWLVVGSTFLASGVLLFGIVLTGGRTIRDQRKQLEQQLEETRAVSQQNLTLRRRAVSASSRATAQTERTIRRIGSDLHDGPAQYLALAALRLDGALPDQDAKNPDAHEVRKSLDKALSEIRAISRGLALPDLDALDLHTLVTRAVDDHEHQTDMEIALSFVGKEPFSMDYTQKLCVYRFLQETLSNVARHAGVEQASVKVEAGFDAITISVRDHGTGFDAETSLKLRSDGGQGLLGLLDRAHSIGGNLAITSKHGKGTTMCLTLANVENVT is encoded by the coding sequence ATGATTGCCGCTATGTTGATCGTCGGCTTCTGGGTTTCATCCCGGATCGAACAAGCGGTGGTGCAGAATTCGGCCACCTCCGCGGCCCTGTTCATGGAAAGCTTCGTATCCCCACTCAGTCAGGATCTGGCCCGAAGTGATAGGCTGTCAGATCCTGCCGAACGTGCATTGACCGAAATTTTCGAGGGCACATCGCTGGGTGAACGCGTGGTTTCCTATAAAATATGGAAACCGGGTGGGTTGGTTGTCCACGCATCCGACCCCGCGCTGATCGGCAAGGTTTTCGAGCCGTCGGATGATTTGAAACTGGCATGGTCGGGGCGTATTGCTGCATCTTACGAGAACCTGAACGACCTTGAGGATCAGGCCGAAGCCGCGCTTGGAATTCCGTTGCTAGAGGTTTACAGCCCGATCAGGGAGGTCTGGACCGGTCAGGTGATCGCGGTGGCAGAATTTTACGAACGTGCCGAGGTTCTGGACAGGGATATTTCCGATGCCCGCCGCAAAAGCTGGCTTGTGGTTGGTTCGACTTTCCTTGCCAGCGGGGTGTTGCTGTTTGGGATTGTCCTGACTGGCGGGCGCACCATTCGCGATCAACGCAAACAATTGGAGCAGCAGCTGGAAGAAACCCGCGCTGTTTCGCAACAAAACCTGACTTTGCGCAGGCGGGCGGTTTCTGCCTCGTCCCGGGCCACGGCCCAGACAGAACGGACGATCCGGCGGATCGGGTCGGATTTGCATGACGGGCCGGCCCAGTATCTGGCATTGGCAGCGCTGCGGCTGGACGGTGCCCTTCCGGATCAGGATGCCAAGAATCCGGATGCACATGAGGTGCGAAAATCACTGGACAAGGCGTTAAGCGAAATACGGGCCATTTCACGCGGCCTTGCCCTGCCCGACCTTGATGCGCTGGATTTGCACACACTTGTGACCCGCGCTGTCGATGATCACGAGCATCAAACCGATATGGAGATCGCATTGTCCTTTGTTGGAAAAGAGCCTTTTTCCATGGATTACACACAGAAATTATGCGTTTACCGTTTTTTGCAAGAGACGCTTTCAAATGTTGCGCGCCATGCAGGCGTCGAACAGGCGTCTGTCAAGGTTGAAGCCGGTTTTGATGCAATTACGATTTCGGTTCGGGATCACGGCACGGGGTTTGACGCGGAAACATCCCTTAAGCTCAGAAGTGACGGCGGGCAAGGCTTGCTGGGTCTTCTTGACCGCGCCCACAGTATTGGCGGCAATCTGGCAATCACCAGCAAGCATGGCAAGGGCACAACTATGTGTCTGACGCTTGCAAATGTGGAGAATGTGACATGA
- a CDS encoding response regulator encodes MTIRLILADDHPIFRDGLVQSIEETGEFEVVGVGESADDAIFLAKKHTPDVALLDLSMPGNGITAAKRISGAGTAKYIAMLTVSEDDGDVTAALEAGAIGYVLKGVSAAELRRILAGIAKGEAHVSPELAARVLKIMQTPKRTEKTPIDDLTKREEDILRHVATGKSNREVADQLGLQEKTVKHYMTTILGKLHARNRVEAALIAHEAWRQEE; translated from the coding sequence ATGACAATTCGTTTGATACTGGCAGATGACCACCCGATCTTTCGTGACGGGCTGGTGCAGAGCATCGAAGAAACCGGTGAATTTGAAGTGGTCGGGGTCGGAGAATCTGCGGATGACGCTATCTTTCTGGCTAAAAAGCACACCCCCGATGTGGCGCTGCTGGATTTATCCATGCCGGGAAACGGTATTACAGCGGCCAAACGCATTTCCGGGGCGGGCACGGCGAAATACATCGCCATGCTGACCGTTTCCGAAGATGACGGCGATGTCACGGCCGCCCTGGAGGCGGGGGCGATTGGTTATGTCTTAAAGGGGGTGTCGGCGGCAGAATTGCGGCGAATTCTGGCAGGTATTGCCAAAGGCGAGGCGCATGTTTCTCCGGAACTTGCGGCACGGGTTCTGAAAATCATGCAAACCCCCAAACGGACCGAGAAAACCCCGATTGACGATCTGACAAAACGTGAAGAAGATATTTTGCGCCACGTCGCCACGGGCAAAAGCAACCGGGAAGTTGCCGATCAGCTGGGATTGCAGGAAAAGACCGTCAAGCATTACATGACCACAATTCTGGGCAAGTTACATGCCCGCAACCGGGTCGAAGCAGCCCTGATTGCCCACGAGGCATGGCGGCAAGAGGAATAA